A genomic window from Camelina sativa cultivar DH55 chromosome 2, Cs, whole genome shotgun sequence includes:
- the LOC104725987 gene encoding MAU2 chromatid cohesion factor homolog, whose product MEGSAVAEGLWGLADHHQKLGEIGKTIKCLEAICQSQISFLPLVEVKSRLRVSSLLLRYSHNVNHAKSHLERSLLLLKSIPSSYDLKFQTYSLLSHCYHLLGSFPPQRNLLLKALELASSAPQDVSACLWSCNFNSQLANTFINESDFSSSLSALESGFFSASQICFTELQMFFTASMLHVHIIQWTDDYSVEKAVQRCDEIWQTISSDKTDRCPGLFFYNEMLHVFYRLRLCDYKNAQHHVDRLDQAMNAHSHKMQEIQQLLNELSSVNHSLSSYDLPSRERSALSARQSQLQERVNALSPSSTTDKSLESAYFGNTDHGWTERLLLSPSPIDGEWLPKSAIYALVHLMVVISGRPKGLFKECSKRIESGLQIIQDELIKLGITDEVRETDLRRTAIWMSTIFLILQMQFLENRVALELTRSDYVEAEEALVEMKNLFTRFPTILQASECVIEMLRGQYSHSVGCYDEAAFHCIEATKLTGSTSMQASCQAFAAVSYLTIGDAESSSKALDLIGPLNGMTNSLSGVREEASILFAYGLLLMKQQDLQEARNRLAKGLQIAHNHMGNLQLVAQYLTLLGNLALSLHDTVQAREILRSSLTLAKKLYDLPTQLWIVSIFTALYQQLGEKGNEMENEEFRQKRWVELQSRLAEARGSIHHIELIAKARIQLLQVDDAQGHSLVASGQSMQANLDIPESVGVEGLSPAQSSSRLVGLDTGKRWGKRRV is encoded by the exons ATGGAAGGTTCTGCAGTGGCGGAAGGGCTGTGGGGACTAGCGGATCACCACCAGAAGCTTGGTGAGATTGGAAAAACCATAAAGTGCTTGGAAGCCATCTGCCAGAGTCAGATCTCTTTCCTTCCTCTTGTTGAAGTCAAGTCTCGCCTCCgtgtctcttctcttctactcCGTTACTCTCACAATGTCAACCATGCCAAGTCTCATCTCGAgcgctctcttcttctccttaagTCTATTCCTTCCTCCTACGATCTCAAATTCCAGACTTATAGCTTGCTCAGCCACTGTTATCACCTCCTTGGTTCGTTCCCTCCTCAACGCAACCTTCTCCTCAAGGCTCTCGAACTCGCATCTTCTGCCCCTCAAGATGTTTCTGCCTGCCTTTGGTCTTGCAATTTCAACTCTCAGCTCGCTAACACGTTCATTAACGAAAgcgatttctcttcttctctctctgctCTCGAGTCTGGTTTTTTCTCTGCTTCGCAAATATGTTTTACTGAGCTCCAG ATGTTCTTCACAGCTTCCATGCTTCACGTTCATATCATACAATGGACCGATGATTATTCAGTAGAAAAGGCTGTTCAGCGATGCGATGAGATCTGGCAGACCATTTCTTCAGACAAG ACTGATCGCTGCCCTGGTTTGTTCTTCTACAATGAGATGTTACATGTTTTCTATCGCCTCAGGCTCTGTGATTATAAGAACGCTCAGCACCATGTCGACCGCTTAGACCAGGCCATGAATGCTCATTCTCATAAAATGCAGGAGATCCAGCAACTTCTGAATGAGCTGAGTTCAGTAAACCATAGTCTCTCCAGCTACGATCTTCCCTCCAGAGAAAGGTCGGCTCTCTCTGCAAGACAATCTCAGCTTCAAGAACGTGTAAACGCATTATCTCCATCTTCGACCACTGATAAGTCTCTGGAGTCTGCATACTTTGGCAACACAGATCATGGATGGACAGAGAGGCTACTTCTTTCACCATCTCCAATTGATGGAGAGTGGCTGCCAAAAAGTGCCATCTATGCTTTGGTCCATCTTATGGTAGTCATATCGGGACGTCCAAAGGGACTCTTTAAAGAGTGTTCAAAACGTATTGAGTCTGGATTGCAGATCATTCAAG ATGAACTGATCAAGCTCGGAATTACTGACGAAGTTAGAG AAACTGATTTGCGGCGCACAGCTATCTGGATGTCTACGATTTTTCTTATTCTACAGATGCAGTTCCTTGAGAATAGAGTGGCTTTGGAACTTACAAGGTCTGATTATGTCGAAGCAGAAGAG GCTTTAGTTGAgatgaaaaatttgtttactCGATTTCCAACGATTTTGCAAGCTTCTGAGTGTGTGATTGAGATGCTCAGAGGGCAATATTCTCATTCTGTTGGTTGCTACGATGAAGCTGCTTTCCATTGTATTGAAGCGACCAAg CTGACAGGGAGTACGTCAATGCAAGCGTCATGTCAAGCTTTTGCAGCTGTTTCTTACCTTACTATTGGAGATGCTGAATCATCATCTAAG GCACTGGATTTAATCGGACCACTCAATGGAATGACAAATTCACTATCTGGTGTTCGAGAGGAAGCTAGTATTCTCTTCGCATACGGTCTCCTCCTGATGAAGCAACAAGATCTACAGGAAGCAAG AAATCGTCTTGCCAAGGGTTTGCAGATCGCACATAATCATATGGGTAACCTGCAGCTAGTTGCACAGTATTTGACACTCCTGGGAAATTTAGCTCTTTCTTTGCATGACACCGTACAAGCCAGAGAGATCCTGCGTTCCTCCCTTACACTTGCGAAGAAACTCTATGATCTCCCAACTCAGCTATGGATTGTATCCATCTTCACAG CTCTTTATCAGCAGTTGGGTGAGAAAGGGAACGAAATGGAGAACGAAGAATTCCGGCAAAAGAGATGGGTTGAGTTGCAGAGTAGACTTGCTGAAGCGCGTGGATCCATTCATCACATTGAACTG ATCGCGAAAGCTAGGATACAATTGCTTCAGGTCGACGATGCACAGGGACATTCACTAGTAGCTTCTGGGCAATCAATGCAAGCGAATCTGGACATTCCAGAGTCTGTTGGTGTAGAAGGTCTATCACCTGCTCAATCATCTTCAAGGCTGGTTGGTTTAGACACCGGAAAAAGATGGGGAAAACGAAGGGTGTAA
- the LOC104725998 gene encoding leucine-rich repeat receptor-like protein kinase TDR isoform X1 codes for MESSKKYKLCSCFYLFLFFFLTSVAADPQTESLLSLKSHLTDNSNSLKDWFIITPGVSDKALACCSWSGVRCNQASTSVVSLDLSSKNLAGDLPGNEFLVFTDLLELNISDNSFSGEFPAEIFFNLTNLRSLDISRNNFSGPFPDGNGNGSSLKNLIFLDALSNSFSGPLPIHLSQLENLKVLNLAGSYFTGSIPSQYGSFKSLEFLHLGGNLLSGHIPQELGNLTTLTHMEIGYNSYQGVIPWQIGYLSELKYLDIAGANLSGFIPKHFSNLTKLESLFLFKNHLSKEIPWELGQITSLVNLDLSDNHLSGTIPESFAGFKNLRLLNLMYNEMSGTLPEVIAQLPSLDTLFIWNNYFSGSLPKSLGMNSKLRWVDVSTNSFQGEIPQGICSRGVLYKLMLFSNNFTGTLPQSLSNCSTLVRIRLEDNSFSGVIPFSFSQLPDISYIDLSRNRLTGGIPLDISKATKLDYFNISNNPELGGKLPPHIWSAPRLQNFSASSCSISGRLPEFASCKSITVIELSNNNISGMLSPTVSTCGSLQKIDLAGNSITGGIPERLAKLPHLTGLDLSHNNLSGSIPSDKVFQSMGKHAYEGNKNLCGVPLKSCSAYSSRKLVSVAVACLVSILLILAATLALYYIRQRSQGQWKMVSFAGLPHFTADDVLRSFGSPEPTESVPASVSKAVLPTGITVIVRKIELLDKKKSVVLNVLTQMGNARHVNLVRLLGFCYNNHLVYVLYDNNLHTETLAEKMRTKKKDWATKKKIINGVAKGLCFLHHECYPAIPHGDVRSTNILFDDDKMEPCLGEFGFKYMQHLNKGLVSSTANTADQMNVIRAEQQKDIYNFGQLILEVLTNGKLMNAGGLIQNKPKDVLLREVYTESEVSSSDFKQGEVKRVVEVALLCIRSNQSGRPCMEDALKFLSEADNRFK; via the exons ATGGAGTCTTCTAAGAAGTATAAACTCTGTTCTTGCTTTtatcttttcctcttcttcttcttgacttcTGTTGCAGCTGACCCTCAAACAGAATCTCTTCTCTCCTTAAAATCCCACCTCACCGACAATTCCAACAGCTTGAAAGACTGGTTCATCATCACTCCAGGAGTTTCCGACAAAGCTCTCGCATGTTGTTCTTGGTCTGGTGTCCGATGTAACCAAGCCTCGACCTCTGTTGTCTCCCTCGACCTCTCTTCCAAGAATCTTGCAGGAGATTTGCCAGGAAACGAGTTCCTCGTCTTCACTGACCTTCTTGAACTCAACATCAGCGACAACTCGTTTTCCGGCGAGTTTCCGGCTGAGATCTTCTTCAACTTGACTAATCTTCGAAGCCTTGACATCAGCCGGAACAACTTCTCCGGACCTTTCCCTGACGGTAACGGTAATGGCTCAAGTCTCAAGAATCTGATCTTTCTCGACGCCTTGAGCAATAGCTTCTCTGGTCCATTACCGATCCACCTCTCTCAGTTAGAAAATCTCAAAGTACTGAATCTTGCGGGTAGTTACTTCACAGGCTCGATTCCGAGTCAGTACGGTTCTTTCAAGAGTCTTGAGTTTCTTCATCTTGGTGGGAATTTGCTAAGTGGGCACATACCACAAGAGCTTGGTAATCTCACAACTCTCACTCACATGGAGATTGGGTATAACTCATACCAAGGAGTGATCCCTTGGCAAATAGGTTACCTGAGTGAGCTCAAGTACCTCGACATCGCTGGAGCTAATCTCTCTGGCTTCATACCAAAGCATTTCAGCAATCTCACAAAGCTTGAATCTTTGTTCCTCTTCAAGAACCATCTTTCTAAGGAAATACCATGGGAGCTTGGACAAATCACTTCTCTTGTTAACTTAGACCTCTCAGACAACCATCTCTCTGGAACCATACCAGAGAGTTTTGCAGGTTTCAAGAATCTCAGGCTATTGAATCTTATGTACAATGAAATGAGTGGGACTCTCCCTGAAGTAATTGCTCAGCTACCTTCTTTGGATACTCTCTTCATATGGAACAATTACTTTTCTGGTTCACTTCCAAAAAGCTTGGGGATGAACTCAAAGCTTAGATGGGTCGACGTTTCAACCAACAGTTTCCAAGGTGAAATCCCACAAGGTATTTGCTCAAGAGGTGTGCTTTACAAGCTCATGCTTTTCTCCAATAACTTCACTGGAACTCTACCTCAATCTCTCTCCAACTGTTCAACGCTAGTTCGTATCCGGCTTGAAGATAATTCATTCTCAGGTGTGATCCCTTTTAGCTTTAGCCAGCTTCCTGATATCTCATACATAGACCTCTCTAGAAACAGACTCACAGGAGGCATTCCTTTAGATATATCCAAAGCTACAAAGCTTGACTACTTCAATATCTCCAATAACCCTGAGCTAGGAGGCAAGCTTCCACCGCATATTTGGTCTGCGCCTCGTCTTCAGAACTTCTCTGCATCATCCTGCAGTATCTCTGGTCGTCTCCCTGAGTTTGCATCATGCAAATCAATCACTGTTATTGAATTGAGCAATAACAATATATCAGGGATGTTATCACCAACTGTTTCCACTTGTGGTTCTCTTCAGAAGATAGATTTAGCTGGAAACAGCATTACAGGTGGGATTCCTGAGAGACTCGCAAAGCTTCCACATTTAACTGGCTTGGATTTGTCACACAATAACTTGAGTGGTTCCATACCATCCGACAAAGTGTTTCAATCAATGGGGAAACATGCATATGAGGGCAATAAAAACCTATGTGGGGTTCCTCTTAAATCATGTTCAGCTTACAGCTCAAGGAAGCTTGTGTCTGTTGCGGTAGCTTGTCTAGTCTCTATTCTGCTAATCTTAGCTGCAACTTTGGCATTGTACTATATTCGTCAAAGAAGTCAAGGTCAATGGAAGATGGTGTCTTTTGCCGGACTCCCTCATTTCACAGCAGATGATGTTTTGAGGAGCTTTGGTTCACCTGAACCTACTGAATCAGTTCCAGCTTCAGTGAGCAAAGCAGTTCTGCCAACAGGAATAACAGTCATAGTGAGAAAAATCGAATTGctagacaagaagaagagtgttgTTTTGAACGTTTTAACTCAGATGGGGAATGCAAGACACGTCAATCTAGTCAGGTTGCTAGGGTTTTGTTACAACAATCATCTTGTGTATGTGTTGTATGATAATAACCTGCATACCGAGACTCTAGCTGAGAAGATGAGGACAAAGAAGAAAGACTGGGCAACtaagaagaagatcatcaatGGAGTTGCAAAGGGACTTTGCTTCCTTCACCATGAATGCTACCCTGCAATTCCTCATGGAGATGTGAGGTCgactaatatattatttgatgatgaTAAGATGGAGCCTTGCTTGGGTGAATTTGGGTTCAAATACATGCAACATTTGAACAAAGGGTTGGTGTCCTCAACTGCAAACACAG CAGATCAGATGAACGTAATAAGAGCGGAGCAGCAAAAGGATATATACAACTTTGGACAACTTATTTTGGAAGTCTTAACAAATGGTAAGCTGATGAATGCTGGTGGATTGATACAGAACAAGCCAAAGGATGTTCTTCTGCGAGAAGTATACACAGAAAGCGAAGTGAGTTCTAGTGATTTTAAACAAGGAGAAGTTAAAAGAGTTGTTGAGGTCGCACTTCTCTGCATAAGAAGTAACCAGTCTGGCCGTCCTTGCATGGAAGATGCACTCAAGTTCTTGTCTGAAGCAGATAATAGGTTTAAATAG
- the LOC104725998 gene encoding leucine-rich repeat receptor-like protein kinase TDR isoform X2, whose product MESSKKYKLCSCFYLFLFFFLTSVAADPQTESLLSLKSHLTDNSNSLKDWFIITPGVSDKALACCSWSGVRCNQASTSVVSLDLSSKNLAGDLPGNEFLVFTDLLELNISDNSFSGEFPAEIFFNLTNLRSLDISRNNFSGPFPDGNGNGSSLKNLIFLDALSNSFSGPLPIHLSQLENLKVLNLAGSYFTGSIPSQYGSFKSLEFLHLGGNLLSGHIPQELGNLTTLTHMEIGYNSYQGVIPWQIGYLSELKYLDIAGANLSGFIPKHFSNLTKLESLFLFKNHLSKEIPWELGQITSLVNLDLSDNHLSGTIPESFAGFKNLRLLNLMYNEMSGTLPEVIAQLPSLDTLFIWNNYFSGSLPKSLGMNSKLRWVDVSTNSFQGEIPQGICSRGVLYKLMLFSNNFTGTLPQSLSNCSTLVRIRLEDNSFSGVIPFSFSQLPDISYIDLSRNRLTGGIPLDISKATKLDYFNISNNPELGGKLPPHIWSAPRLQNFSASSCSISGRLPEFASCKSITVIELSNNNISGMLSPTVSTCGSLQKIDLAGNSITGGIPERLAKLPHLTGLDLSHNNLSGSIPSDKVFQSMGKHAYEGNKNLCGVPLKSCSAYSSRKLVSVAVACLVSILLILAATLALYYIRQRSQGQWKMVSFAGLPHFTADDVLRSFGSPEPTESVPASVSKAVLPTGITVIVRKIELLDKKKSVVLNVLTQMGNARHVNLVRLLGFCYNNHLVYVLYDNNLHTETLAEKMRTKKKDWATKKKIINGVAKGLCFLHHECYPAIPHGDVRSTNILFDDDKMEPCLGEFGFKYMQHLNKGLVSSTANTDQMNVIRAEQQKDIYNFGQLILEVLTNGKLMNAGGLIQNKPKDVLLREVYTESEVSSSDFKQGEVKRVVEVALLCIRSNQSGRPCMEDALKFLSEADNRFK is encoded by the exons ATGGAGTCTTCTAAGAAGTATAAACTCTGTTCTTGCTTTtatcttttcctcttcttcttcttgacttcTGTTGCAGCTGACCCTCAAACAGAATCTCTTCTCTCCTTAAAATCCCACCTCACCGACAATTCCAACAGCTTGAAAGACTGGTTCATCATCACTCCAGGAGTTTCCGACAAAGCTCTCGCATGTTGTTCTTGGTCTGGTGTCCGATGTAACCAAGCCTCGACCTCTGTTGTCTCCCTCGACCTCTCTTCCAAGAATCTTGCAGGAGATTTGCCAGGAAACGAGTTCCTCGTCTTCACTGACCTTCTTGAACTCAACATCAGCGACAACTCGTTTTCCGGCGAGTTTCCGGCTGAGATCTTCTTCAACTTGACTAATCTTCGAAGCCTTGACATCAGCCGGAACAACTTCTCCGGACCTTTCCCTGACGGTAACGGTAATGGCTCAAGTCTCAAGAATCTGATCTTTCTCGACGCCTTGAGCAATAGCTTCTCTGGTCCATTACCGATCCACCTCTCTCAGTTAGAAAATCTCAAAGTACTGAATCTTGCGGGTAGTTACTTCACAGGCTCGATTCCGAGTCAGTACGGTTCTTTCAAGAGTCTTGAGTTTCTTCATCTTGGTGGGAATTTGCTAAGTGGGCACATACCACAAGAGCTTGGTAATCTCACAACTCTCACTCACATGGAGATTGGGTATAACTCATACCAAGGAGTGATCCCTTGGCAAATAGGTTACCTGAGTGAGCTCAAGTACCTCGACATCGCTGGAGCTAATCTCTCTGGCTTCATACCAAAGCATTTCAGCAATCTCACAAAGCTTGAATCTTTGTTCCTCTTCAAGAACCATCTTTCTAAGGAAATACCATGGGAGCTTGGACAAATCACTTCTCTTGTTAACTTAGACCTCTCAGACAACCATCTCTCTGGAACCATACCAGAGAGTTTTGCAGGTTTCAAGAATCTCAGGCTATTGAATCTTATGTACAATGAAATGAGTGGGACTCTCCCTGAAGTAATTGCTCAGCTACCTTCTTTGGATACTCTCTTCATATGGAACAATTACTTTTCTGGTTCACTTCCAAAAAGCTTGGGGATGAACTCAAAGCTTAGATGGGTCGACGTTTCAACCAACAGTTTCCAAGGTGAAATCCCACAAGGTATTTGCTCAAGAGGTGTGCTTTACAAGCTCATGCTTTTCTCCAATAACTTCACTGGAACTCTACCTCAATCTCTCTCCAACTGTTCAACGCTAGTTCGTATCCGGCTTGAAGATAATTCATTCTCAGGTGTGATCCCTTTTAGCTTTAGCCAGCTTCCTGATATCTCATACATAGACCTCTCTAGAAACAGACTCACAGGAGGCATTCCTTTAGATATATCCAAAGCTACAAAGCTTGACTACTTCAATATCTCCAATAACCCTGAGCTAGGAGGCAAGCTTCCACCGCATATTTGGTCTGCGCCTCGTCTTCAGAACTTCTCTGCATCATCCTGCAGTATCTCTGGTCGTCTCCCTGAGTTTGCATCATGCAAATCAATCACTGTTATTGAATTGAGCAATAACAATATATCAGGGATGTTATCACCAACTGTTTCCACTTGTGGTTCTCTTCAGAAGATAGATTTAGCTGGAAACAGCATTACAGGTGGGATTCCTGAGAGACTCGCAAAGCTTCCACATTTAACTGGCTTGGATTTGTCACACAATAACTTGAGTGGTTCCATACCATCCGACAAAGTGTTTCAATCAATGGGGAAACATGCATATGAGGGCAATAAAAACCTATGTGGGGTTCCTCTTAAATCATGTTCAGCTTACAGCTCAAGGAAGCTTGTGTCTGTTGCGGTAGCTTGTCTAGTCTCTATTCTGCTAATCTTAGCTGCAACTTTGGCATTGTACTATATTCGTCAAAGAAGTCAAGGTCAATGGAAGATGGTGTCTTTTGCCGGACTCCCTCATTTCACAGCAGATGATGTTTTGAGGAGCTTTGGTTCACCTGAACCTACTGAATCAGTTCCAGCTTCAGTGAGCAAAGCAGTTCTGCCAACAGGAATAACAGTCATAGTGAGAAAAATCGAATTGctagacaagaagaagagtgttgTTTTGAACGTTTTAACTCAGATGGGGAATGCAAGACACGTCAATCTAGTCAGGTTGCTAGGGTTTTGTTACAACAATCATCTTGTGTATGTGTTGTATGATAATAACCTGCATACCGAGACTCTAGCTGAGAAGATGAGGACAAAGAAGAAAGACTGGGCAACtaagaagaagatcatcaatGGAGTTGCAAAGGGACTTTGCTTCCTTCACCATGAATGCTACCCTGCAATTCCTCATGGAGATGTGAGGTCgactaatatattatttgatgatgaTAAGATGGAGCCTTGCTTGGGTGAATTTGGGTTCAAATACATGCAACATTTGAACAAAGGGTTGGTGTCCTCAACTGCAAACACAG ATCAGATGAACGTAATAAGAGCGGAGCAGCAAAAGGATATATACAACTTTGGACAACTTATTTTGGAAGTCTTAACAAATGGTAAGCTGATGAATGCTGGTGGATTGATACAGAACAAGCCAAAGGATGTTCTTCTGCGAGAAGTATACACAGAAAGCGAAGTGAGTTCTAGTGATTTTAAACAAGGAGAAGTTAAAAGAGTTGTTGAGGTCGCACTTCTCTGCATAAGAAGTAACCAGTCTGGCCGTCCTTGCATGGAAGATGCACTCAAGTTCTTGTCTGAAGCAGATAATAGGTTTAAATAG
- the LOC104726014 gene encoding F-box protein At5g51370-like has product MSQFGDHLQNQIKPSKNDKPFNNPIVDVDPTLSLSDSLLLKILRKLPDSQQSNNDVSLVCKRWLSLQGRLLRTLKVLDFDFVLSGRLVSRFPKLTHVDLTNAACMNPPVNSGILLCHKSITLHLPSDSSNWDFLDENLLQSDVIDRGLSVLGRGGCDLLKLVVINATELGLVSLAEDCSDLQELELHKCNDNLLHGIAACKNLRGLRLVGTVDGLYSSSVSDIGLTFLAQGCKRLVKLELSGCEGSFDGIKAIGQCCELLDELTIVDHRMDDGWIAALSYFESLKRLRISSCRKIDSSPGPEKLLRSCPAMESLQLKRCCLNDKDGMKALFKVCDGATEVSIQDCWGLSDDSFSLAKAFRRVRFLSLEGCSVLTSGGLESVILHWEELESMRVVSCKSIKDSEISPALSSLFSLLKELTWRPDTRSHLSSSLEGAGIGKRGSKFFKKSVLH; this is encoded by the exons ATGTCTCAATTTGGTGACCAtctccaaaaccaaatcaaaccctCAAAAAATGACAAGCCTTTCAATAATCCAATCGTCGACGTCGACCCAACTCTCTCTTTATCCGATTCTCTTCTCCTCAAGATCCTCAGGAAGCTTCCTGATTCACAACAGAGCAACAACGACGTCTCACTCGTCTGCAAACGCTGGCTGAGTCTCCAGGGTCGTCTTCTACGGACTCTAAAGGTTCTTGATTTCGATTTCGTCTTGTCCGGTAGGCTTGTCTCGAGGTTCCCCAAGCTCACGCATGTCGATTTGACAAACGCCGCGTGCATGAATCCGCCGGTCAATTCGGGTATCTTGCTCTGTCACAAGTCGATTACATTACATTTACCTTCAGATTCGTCGAATTGGGATTTTCTTGATGAGAATCTATTGCAAAGCGACGTAATTGATAGAGGGCTTAGCGTATTAGGAAGAGGGGGTTGTGATTTGCTTAAACTTGTAGTGATTAACGCTACTGAATTGGGATTAGTGAGTTTAGCTGAGGACTGTTCTGATTTGCAAGAGTTAGAGTTGCACAAGTGTAATGATAATCTCTTGCATGGCATTGCTGCGTGTAAGAATCTTAGAGGTTTGAGATTGGTTGGAACCGTTGACGGATTGTATAGTTCATCAGTGTCTGATATAGGTTTAACGTTTTTAGCACAAGGGTGTAAGAGGTTGGTGAAGCTAGAGCTTAGTGGTTGTGAAGGTAGCTTTGATGGGATTAAAGCAATTGGGCAATGTTGTGAACTGCTTGATGAATTGACCATTGTTGACCATAGAATGGATGATGGTTGGATAGCTGCGCTTTCGTATTTTGAGAGTTTGAAGAGGTTGAGGATTTCCTCGTGTAGAAAGATAGATTCTAGTCCTGGACCGGAAAAGTTGTTGCGGTCTTGTCCAGCTATGGAGAGTTTGCAACTCAAGAGGTGTTGTTTGAATGACAAGGATGGGATGAAAGCGTTGTTTAAAGTGTGTGATGGAGCAACAGAGGTTAGTATTCAGGATTGTTGGGGATTGAGTGATGATTCTTTCAGTTTGGCTAAAGCTTTCAG GAGGGTGAGGTTTCTGTCTTTGGAAGGATGCTCAGTCTTAACATCAGGCGGCTTAGAGTCAGTGATTTTACACTGGGAAGAGCTTGAGAGCATGAGAGTAGTGTCATGTAAGAGCATCAAAGACAGCGAAATTTCACCCGCGCTCTCGTCTTTGTTCTCGCTTCTCAAAGAACTAACGTGGAGACCTGACACAAGGTCTCATCTCTCATCGAGTCTTGAAGGTGCCGGAATTGGAAAGAGAGGCAGCAAATTCTTCAAGAAGAGTGTTCTACATTGA
- the LOC104752735 gene encoding putative F-box protein At5g50220, translated as MLSSMPCQVFTLGDPNKKWMDIQCGIGSHYPSGTPVCINGVIYYKAVIRYPNRSDVLLSFDVRSQRFNHVQGPDNRLISLENSTLINYQGKLACICRNNTFFNKDVDMWVMENAEKQEWSKLTFLGMLQGLTSRVRIAKVTPPGGEVVVVHNVKWSKHASYVYYYDPKRNIPRRVEIQTTISSQRLTPSNHFTVWPVTDHVENITSL; from the coding sequence ATGTTGTCTTCTATGCCTTGTCAAGTTTTCACATTGGGAGATCCCAATAAGAAGTGGATGGATATACAATGCGGCATTGGAAGTCACTATCCATCTGGAACTCCAGTTTGCATCAACGGGGTAATCTATTACAAAGCAGTGATAAGGTATCCGAACCGGAGTGATGTTTTGTTGAGTTTCGATGTTAGGTCCCAGAGATTTAATCATGTTCAGGGTCCCGATAACAGGCTGATTTCCCTTGAAAATTCCACTCTTATAAACTACCAAGGGAAGTTAGCATGCATATGTCGCAATAACACCTTCTTCAACAAGGATGTGGATATGTGGGTTATGGAGAATGCCGAGAAACAAGAATGGTCCAAACTTACATTTTTAGGCATGCTTCAAGGTTTAACAAGTCGGGTCAGAATTGCGAAGGTCACTCCTCCTGGTGGTGAAGTCGTTGTAGTCCATAATGTAAAGTGGAGTAAGCATGCATCATATGTTTATTACTATGATCCGAAACGAAATATTCCTAGAAGAGTCGAAATCCAAACTACAATTTCGTCACAAAGATTAACCCCTAGTAATCACTTTACAGTGTGGCCTGTGACGGATCATGTTGAAAATATCACGTCTTTGTAA
- the LOC104726027 gene encoding mitogen-activated protein kinase kinase kinase 2-like: MDRMMRKPLRVDESSLKHVSFLGRGSFGCVSHQRDSNFRLYAKKSSSSFNQLQDFQKEVRIMLRFRNHPRIVQALSSVVHLSAPPEQRCHIYMEYASKGTLFNIISRFRGRPMPENMIGRAAFMILQGLDALHSNGYVHCDLKPANILVFPSTTVGEPWDLKLADFGFSKEPCTDSRSLFHGTEQYMPPESLGPDGEMGSSTVDIWSLGCMIIEMFGGCPLNMRHCYMWRLPILVSPVANDFLMRCLALQPSRRATAAELLSHPFVAQKNCTVPILTEMPPYPFLRLPPSIMNKEMEEYARLGVVI; this comes from the coding sequence ATGGATAGGATGATGAGAAAACCTCTGCGTGTAGACGAGTCTTCGTTGAAGCATGTCTCTTTTCTTGGCAGAGGAAGCTTTGGCTGTGTCTCTCACCAACGCGATTCTAACTTCCGACTCTACGCAAAGAAGTCATCTTCTTCGTTCAATCAATTGCAGGATTTCCAAAAAGAGGTTAGGATCATGCTTCGTTTCCGCAATCATCCACGCATCGTCCAAGCCTTAAGCTCTGTTGTTCACTTATCCGCCCCACCAGAACAAAGATGTCACATCTATATGGAGTATGCCTCCAAAGGCACTCTCTTCAATATCATCTCCCGGTTTCGTGGGAGGCCGATGCCTGAGAATATGATCGGACGCGCCGCTTTTATGATCCTACAAGGACTCGACGCTCTTCACTCAAACGGCTACGTTCACTGCGACCTCAAGCCAGCCAACATCCTCGTCTTCCCTTCCACCACTGTTGGAGAGCCATGGGATCTTAAGCTTGCTGATTTCGGTTTCTCTAAAGAGCCTTGTACGGATTCTAGGTCGTTGTTTCATGGTACGGAGCAGTACATGCCGCCAGAATCTCTTGGACCGGATGGAGAGATGGGATCGTCGACCGTTGATATATGGTCTTTAGGGTGTATGATTATTGAGATGTTTGGAGGTTGTCCATTGAATATGCGACACTGTTACATGTGGAGGCTTCCAATACTTGTATCTCCGGTGGCAAACGACTTCTTGATGCGGTGCTTGGCTTTGCAGCCGTCACGTAGGGCTACTGCGGCAGAGCTGTTGAGTCATCCATTTGTTGCGCAAAAAAACTGTACTGTTCCAATATTAACAGAGATGCCTCCGTATCCTTTCTTAAGGCTTCCTCCCAGCATAATGAACAAAGAGATGGAAGAATATGCTAGACTTGGAGTTGTGATTTGA